Proteins co-encoded in one Ziziphus jujuba cultivar Dongzao chromosome 9, ASM3175591v1 genomic window:
- the LOC132799410 gene encoding uncharacterized protein LOC132799410, whose protein sequence is MEGAWKGTESSTRRLSVRQKILNTALAFKNWNSNVFGFCQSRVSNLEDKLQQIQRINPADDNLLEEQSLQWELDEWRKRLELLWRQKSRELWINVGDRNTKFFHASTVANRKKIFIPALRDSNGTWKTTRSEVGNLLVEEFIKLFKADHLRRSERMGEFIQSCITYEDNRSLKAIPSEAEIWNVVKGMHPTKSPGPDGMSAVFS, encoded by the coding sequence ATGGAGGGAGCTTGGAAAGGCACAGAGTCATCGACCAGAAGACTATCGGTCAGACAGAAAATCCTTAACACCGCTCTAGCCTTTAAAAACTGGAATAgtaatgtttttggtttttgtcaaTCTAGAGTTTCGAACCTCGAAGATAAACTCCAACAGATACAAAGAATTAATCCAGCTGATGATAACTTGCTTGAAGAGCAGAGTTTACAATGGGAACTAGATGAGTGGAGAAAAAGATTAGAGCTTCTGTGGCGACAAAAATCAAGAGAATTGTGGATCAATGTAGGTGACAGAAACACCAAATTCTTCCATGCCTCGACAGTTGCAAACaggaagaaaatttttataCCTGCCCTGAGAGATAGTAATGGAACCTGGAAAACAACTAGGAGCGAAGTGGGAAATCTGCTAGTAGAAGAGTTCATAAAGTTGTTTAAGGCAGACCATTTAAGGAGAAGTGAGAGGATGGGAGAGTTTATCCAAAGTTGTATTACTTATGAAGATAATAGATCTTTAAAAGCCATCCCTTCAGAAGCTGAAATCTGGAACGTGGTGAAAGGGATGCATCCTACTAAATCTCCTGGGCCCGATGGAATGTCTGCAGTATTCTCCTAA